A genome region from Nitrospira sp. includes the following:
- the ftcD gene encoding glutamate formimidoyltransferase, protein MSQVVECVPNFSEGRNAEIVDALAGVVRSVPGAVLLDYTKDPDHHRAVVTFAGRPYAVAEVAFQMVRRASQLIDLRTHHGEHPRVGATDVIPFVPIRGVSMQECVQLARMVGQRIGNELKIPVFLYEQAATTAERIQLEWIRKGGLKGLADRMASDPAWAPDFGPTHLHQTAGATVVGARWPLIAFNVNLKSRDLSVAKAIAKSVRQSSGGLPFVKAIGVELTSQQLVQVSMNLTNHEETPLHVVFAAVQHEATARGVEVAGTEIVGLVPEQALMETAQQTLCLTQFDGRQVLEARLDRPESREAMGRLGLSQPSKEVSPVSTKTGVAAGKAAESQGVTGGSVGAESAAFAAGLGMMVAKLNRAHAVGARLAEIRTRLHELAEADREAYAQVLQARKLPITHPDRPLQLSLNLLGAIEKPLEIVKVSCELIPLLRGLLAQAKPELQPDLKMGLGLANAVIDGCLGMIEENMKIQPNQLLIASIRGRFSAVEQMLVDAKSLCYTPPFDSWAQNMLNILKLR, encoded by the coding sequence GTGAGCCAGGTTGTTGAATGTGTCCCGAATTTCAGCGAGGGACGGAACGCCGAAATCGTCGACGCGTTAGCGGGAGTGGTCCGCTCAGTGCCCGGTGCTGTCCTGCTGGATTACACGAAGGACCCGGACCATCACCGGGCCGTGGTGACCTTCGCCGGTCGGCCCTACGCCGTGGCTGAGGTGGCCTTTCAGATGGTGCGACGGGCTTCCCAGTTGATCGATCTTCGAACCCATCACGGCGAACATCCGCGCGTCGGGGCGACGGATGTCATCCCGTTCGTACCGATTCGTGGCGTCAGTATGCAGGAGTGTGTGCAACTGGCTCGCATGGTCGGCCAGCGTATCGGGAATGAGCTCAAGATTCCGGTGTTCTTGTATGAACAGGCGGCGACCACCGCCGAGCGGATACAGTTGGAGTGGATTCGGAAGGGTGGATTGAAGGGACTGGCCGACCGGATGGCCAGCGATCCTGCGTGGGCGCCGGACTTCGGCCCGACGCATCTGCACCAGACAGCCGGGGCCACAGTGGTGGGAGCACGGTGGCCGCTGATTGCGTTCAATGTGAATTTGAAGAGTCGCGATCTTTCGGTTGCCAAGGCCATTGCCAAGTCGGTCCGTCAGTCGAGTGGCGGGCTGCCGTTCGTCAAAGCGATCGGTGTGGAGCTGACGAGCCAACAACTCGTGCAAGTATCGATGAATCTGACGAACCATGAAGAGACCCCGCTCCATGTCGTGTTTGCGGCGGTGCAGCATGAAGCGACGGCTCGTGGTGTGGAAGTGGCCGGCACGGAGATCGTCGGATTGGTTCCAGAGCAGGCCCTCATGGAGACGGCGCAGCAGACGCTCTGTCTCACGCAATTCGACGGGCGACAGGTGCTTGAGGCGCGATTGGACCGCCCCGAATCCCGAGAGGCGATGGGGCGGCTGGGCCTGTCGCAGCCATCCAAAGAGGTATCGCCTGTGTCGACGAAAACCGGGGTGGCGGCGGGGAAGGCGGCAGAATCTCAAGGGGTGACCGGGGGCAGCGTGGGGGCTGAGTCGGCGGCGTTCGCGGCCGGGTTGGGAATGATGGTGGCCAAGCTGAATCGTGCGCACGCGGTTGGGGCGCGCTTGGCTGAGATTCGCACGCGCCTTCACGAACTAGCGGAAGCGGATCGAGAGGCCTATGCACAGGTGCTGCAGGCGAGAAAACTTCCGATCACCCATCCGGATCGTCCGCTCCAACTCTCGTTGAACTTGCTGGGGGCGATCGAAAAGCCGCTGGAAATTGTGAAGGTGTCTTGTGAGCTCATCCCGCTCCTACGTGGTCTCTTGGCACAAGCGAAACCGGAGCTTCAGCCGGATCTGAAGATGGGGCTGGGACTCGCCAATGCCGTCATCGACGGGTGCCTTGGGATGATCGAAGAGAACATGAAAATCCAACCAAATCAGCTACTTATTGCATCGATTCGTGGGCGTTTTTCAGCGGTGGAACAAATGCTTGTGGATGCGAAATCGCTATGCTACACTCCGCCCTTCGATTCGTGGGCGCAAAACATGTTGAATATTCTGAAACTTCGGTGA
- a CDS encoding sulfurtransferase TusA family protein: MMQADVKLDTLGYFCPMPIILTSKKIKELTMGQVLEIVSDDEGIKKDMPAWCETTGHEMVGLEEEQSASKRIYKAFVKKTK, from the coding sequence ATGATGCAGGCTGATGTGAAACTCGATACGCTCGGGTATTTTTGCCCGATGCCGATTATTTTGACCTCGAAGAAGATCAAGGAACTCACGATGGGGCAGGTGCTGGAAATCGTGTCGGACGATGAAGGCATCAAAAAGGATATGCCGGCCTGGTGTGAGACGACCGGCCACGAAATGGTGGGGCTCGAAGAGGAACAGAGTGCGTCCAAGCGGATCTATAAGGCCTTCGTCAAGAAGACCAAGTAG
- a CDS encoding DsrE/DsrF/DrsH-like family protein, producing the protein MTTAQIEPTAALAELRESKTDRVTIVLLSGDLDKAMAAFIIATGAAAMGMQVTIFFTFWGLNTIRKKGASSSASDLLRRMFGFLNKGGADTLPLSRFHFWGLGTKMMQVVMKQNRMPGVPELMQMALDLDVRFIACTTSMGLMGITKDTLIDGIDQFAGVTTYLAEAKQGSVNLFI; encoded by the coding sequence ATGACAACCGCACAAATCGAGCCGACGGCTGCGCTGGCGGAACTTCGCGAGTCGAAGACGGATCGGGTCACGATCGTGCTCCTCAGCGGAGATCTCGATAAGGCCATGGCTGCGTTCATCATTGCCACCGGCGCAGCAGCCATGGGGATGCAGGTGACGATATTTTTTACGTTCTGGGGCCTCAATACGATCAGGAAGAAAGGCGCGAGTAGTTCAGCGTCTGACTTGCTGCGTCGGATGTTCGGGTTCCTCAACAAGGGTGGAGCCGATACGTTGCCCCTCTCGCGTTTTCATTTCTGGGGGTTGGGTACGAAGATGATGCAGGTGGTGATGAAGCAGAATCGTATGCCGGGCGTGCCGGAGTTGATGCAGATGGCGCTGGACCTTGATGTTCGCTTCATTGCCTGCACGACGTCCATGGGATTGATGGGCATTACGAAAGATACGTTGATCGACGGAATCGACCAATTCGCCGGGGTGACCACCTATTTGGCCGAAGCCAAGCAGGGCAGTGTCAATCTGTTCATATAA
- a CDS encoding aromatic ring-hydroxylating dioxygenase subunit alpha, with amino-acid sequence MSTDLITELKPSKSAPLFGFWYPASTSTSLAVGQMQPHVMLGHPILICRDKHGKVAAIRDICPHRGMPLSFGHFDGERVECAYHGWQFDTCGRCRHIPALVEGSPLQPDKIGITSYPCQDQDGYIWVFLPDPQQPKQPVPALPRLPLPSEPYRMIQISTILDCTIDDGIVGLMDPAHGPFVHQSSWWRTKASMHDKAKTFEPIPNGFRMVPHAPSKNSGPYKLLNRLYGGPLTTTIDFVLPNQRFEFVQCGSMYVSSRATVTPIGEQQCRIDFAAAWNLLPWLPFAKPLFRYFANIFMKQDKQAMERQAVGLKYKPSLMLIDDADTPAKWYYKLKAAHLTAIQTGRPLDHPLKDRVTLRWRS; translated from the coding sequence ATGAGCACAGACCTCATCACCGAACTCAAACCAAGTAAGAGCGCCCCGCTCTTCGGTTTCTGGTACCCAGCCAGCACGAGCACATCTCTGGCTGTCGGCCAAATGCAACCGCATGTGATGTTAGGACACCCGATTCTCATCTGCCGCGACAAGCACGGCAAGGTGGCGGCAATACGCGACATTTGCCCACATCGCGGCATGCCGCTCTCGTTCGGACACTTTGATGGAGAGCGTGTCGAGTGCGCCTATCACGGATGGCAGTTCGACACCTGCGGCCGCTGCCGCCATATTCCGGCACTCGTGGAAGGATCCCCGTTACAACCCGACAAGATCGGCATCACATCCTATCCCTGCCAGGATCAGGATGGGTACATCTGGGTGTTTCTCCCCGATCCACAGCAGCCGAAACAACCGGTTCCGGCACTCCCACGCCTCCCGTTGCCGTCCGAGCCCTATCGCATGATCCAGATCTCGACGATTTTAGACTGCACGATCGACGACGGCATCGTTGGCCTCATGGACCCGGCCCACGGCCCCTTCGTACATCAGAGTTCCTGGTGGCGGACCAAAGCCAGCATGCACGACAAAGCCAAGACCTTCGAGCCGATCCCCAATGGGTTCCGCATGGTTCCACATGCCCCCTCGAAGAACAGCGGGCCCTATAAGCTCCTCAACCGACTCTACGGCGGGCCCTTAACGACGACCATCGACTTCGTGCTCCCCAACCAACGCTTCGAGTTTGTGCAATGCGGCTCAATGTACGTCTCTTCGCGCGCCACGGTCACGCCCATCGGCGAGCAGCAATGCCGGATCGATTTTGCCGCCGCCTGGAACCTCCTCCCCTGGCTGCCCTTTGCCAAGCCCCTGTTCCGTTATTTTGCCAACATCTTCATGAAGCAGGACAAGCAAGCCATGGAGCGGCAAGCGGTGGGACTGAAATACAAACCGTCGCTCATGCTGATCGATGACGCTGATACGCCCGCCAAGTGGTACTACAAACTAAAGGCCGCCCATCTCACCGCCATCCAAACCGGACGTCCCTTAGACCATCCGCTGAAAGACCGCGTGACGCTTCGCTGGAGAAGTTAG
- a CDS encoding cation:proton antiporter, which translates to MSDYAVLGDLLVIYTVSTAVVFVFHQFRLPSIAGFLVAGALIGPHGLHLIPDVSQVQVLAEIGIVLLLFTIGMEFSSAHFAAARRILLVAAPVQTGGVLILAMLGALAVGLSYQQGIFWGFLLSLSSTAIVLKALSEQGESDSFHGRATVAILIFQDLAVVPMMLVTPILGTPSGSAMGTVLMTLVKAAVVVGLIVAAAWYLVPRLLRHIVRSRSRELFLLSIIVLCLGIAWLTSLGGLSLALGAFIAGLVISESEYSHQALAEVLPFRDSFNSLFFVSIGVLMDLRVVLAHPFIVLGLLLAVIVGKLITGSGAMVAAGAPPRSSVLVGVALAQVGEFSFILAQQGQDAGLFTGDQYQMFLAVSVLTMVVTPFLMQWAPHLGRRIEAMQRVRGWMPARTAAHVEHTESSQIRIKDHVIIVGYGLNGRNLARVLSETEIPHVALDLDGETVRREARHGVPIYYGDGSNANVLRHMKIDDAKVLVVALSDPFTARRTVKVAKGLNPKLHIVVRTRYLRELEELHQLGADDVVPEEFETSIEIFALVLRTYSLPQEFVARKAEQIRREGYALLRRSEMPELAHHLRGGTLTDVEVETCRIDDEAPAVGKSLTELSIRPRTGASVIAWTRSQVTQSNPAETVRLQAGDVVTLLGSRDQIRRAMALLNEPNHGTSHQLN; encoded by the coding sequence ATGAGTGACTACGCAGTTCTCGGCGATCTCCTGGTGATTTATACGGTGTCCACCGCGGTGGTCTTCGTGTTTCATCAATTTCGCCTGCCGTCGATCGCCGGGTTCCTCGTGGCTGGTGCGTTGATCGGCCCGCATGGGCTGCATTTGATCCCCGATGTCTCACAGGTGCAGGTCCTGGCTGAGATCGGGATTGTGTTGCTGCTCTTTACGATCGGGATGGAATTTTCCTCCGCGCACTTTGCCGCGGCCCGACGCATTCTCCTGGTTGCCGCGCCGGTGCAAACCGGGGGCGTTCTTATCCTGGCGATGCTCGGGGCTTTGGCGGTGGGCCTCTCGTATCAACAGGGGATTTTCTGGGGTTTTCTCCTTTCATTAAGCAGCACGGCCATTGTCCTGAAGGCCCTTTCTGAGCAGGGTGAAAGTGATTCGTTTCACGGTCGCGCCACCGTGGCGATTCTGATCTTCCAGGATCTGGCCGTCGTTCCGATGATGCTCGTCACGCCGATCCTCGGCACTCCGAGCGGGAGTGCGATGGGGACAGTCCTGATGACGTTGGTCAAGGCGGCGGTCGTTGTCGGATTGATCGTCGCGGCGGCCTGGTATCTCGTCCCGCGACTCCTGCGCCATATCGTTCGGAGTCGAAGCCGGGAGCTGTTTTTGCTTTCCATCATCGTGCTCTGTCTCGGTATTGCCTGGCTGACGTCGCTGGGGGGACTCTCGCTCGCGCTCGGTGCGTTTATTGCCGGATTGGTCATTTCGGAATCCGAATACAGCCATCAGGCGTTGGCCGAGGTCCTGCCGTTCCGTGACAGTTTCAATAGCCTGTTTTTCGTATCGATCGGCGTGTTGATGGACTTGCGGGTGGTGCTGGCGCATCCCTTCATTGTGTTAGGCCTGTTGTTGGCCGTCATTGTAGGAAAACTGATCACCGGGAGCGGGGCGATGGTGGCGGCTGGGGCTCCGCCCAGGTCATCGGTGCTTGTCGGGGTGGCGCTTGCGCAAGTCGGGGAGTTTAGTTTTATCCTGGCACAACAGGGGCAGGATGCCGGCTTGTTCACCGGGGACCAGTATCAAATGTTTCTGGCGGTGTCGGTGTTGACCATGGTGGTGACGCCGTTCTTGATGCAATGGGCGCCCCATCTGGGGCGGCGAATCGAAGCGATGCAACGCGTCCGTGGCTGGATGCCGGCCCGCACCGCCGCCCACGTGGAACACACGGAGAGTTCCCAGATCCGGATCAAGGACCATGTGATTATTGTGGGATACGGGCTCAATGGTCGAAACCTCGCCCGCGTCTTGAGCGAAACGGAGATCCCTCACGTAGCGCTCGATCTGGACGGCGAAACGGTGCGCCGCGAGGCGCGTCATGGCGTGCCGATCTACTACGGCGACGGGTCGAACGCCAATGTGCTTCGGCATATGAAAATCGACGATGCCAAAGTGCTGGTCGTGGCCTTGTCCGATCCGTTCACGGCTCGGAGAACGGTGAAAGTGGCCAAAGGATTGAATCCAAAGCTCCACATCGTCGTGCGAACGCGATATTTGCGGGAATTGGAAGAATTGCATCAATTGGGTGCGGATGATGTGGTTCCGGAAGAGTTCGAGACGTCGATCGAAATCTTTGCCCTGGTGCTGCGTACCTACAGTTTGCCGCAGGAATTTGTGGCGCGAAAAGCGGAGCAAATCCGGCGAGAAGGGTATGCGTTGCTGCGTCGGAGCGAGATGCCGGAGTTGGCGCATCATCTCCGCGGAGGCACGTTGACCGATGTCGAGGTGGAAACGTGCCGAATCGATGACGAGGCTCCGGCGGTGGGAAAGTCGTTGACGGAATTGTCCATTCGCCCGCGGACCGGAGCGTCGGTGATCGCCTGGACTCGCAGCCAGGTCACCCAGTCGAATCCGGCTGAAACCGTGCGGTTGCAAGCCGGAGACGTCGTCACGTTGCTCGGATCCCGCGACCAGATTCGTCGCGCCATGGCGCTCTTAAATGAGCCCAATCACGGCACGAGTCACCAGCTCAACTAG
- a CDS encoding HAD family phosphatase has translation MRAIIFDFNGVIADDETPHLHCFQQALAEAGLRLSKEEYYGTYLGMDERTCTAALLTRRDGNCDSEIHAEIIERKAGLFREHTALRKPALFPWITGFVQRAAGAYRLAIASGGRREQILAALSGSTIEQAFELIVSADDCALGKPDPAIYTFTLKQLNAHRPRPPLLKPSECLVIEDSRAGVLAGLKAGMHVLAIETTYPASQLVEAHLVLPTLDGVEPADLARRMFKARDESGGVH, from the coding sequence ATGCGCGCGATCATTTTCGACTTTAATGGCGTCATCGCCGATGACGAAACGCCCCACCTGCACTGCTTTCAGCAGGCGCTGGCGGAAGCGGGACTCCGCCTAAGTAAGGAGGAATACTACGGCACCTACCTGGGCATGGATGAACGAACCTGCACGGCGGCCTTATTGACGAGACGGGATGGGAACTGCGACTCCGAGATTCATGCGGAGATTATCGAACGAAAAGCCGGCTTGTTCCGAGAACATACCGCTCTGCGCAAACCGGCATTGTTTCCCTGGATCACCGGATTCGTGCAGCGCGCGGCTGGAGCGTACCGGCTGGCGATCGCGTCCGGCGGCCGACGGGAACAGATCCTTGCCGCACTCAGCGGCAGCACCATCGAACAGGCATTTGAGTTGATCGTGTCCGCGGATGACTGCGCCCTCGGCAAGCCGGACCCGGCGATCTATACATTCACGCTCAAGCAACTGAACGCCCACAGGCCACGGCCACCGTTGCTCAAGCCAAGCGAGTGCCTGGTGATCGAAGATTCTCGGGCAGGAGTGCTCGCAGGCCTGAAGGCGGGCATGCACGTCCTCGCAATCGAGACGACCTACCCGGCATCTCAACTCGTCGAGGCACACCTGGTCCTCCCGACCCTGGATGGAGTGGAACCGGCAGATCTCGCCCGTCGAATGTTCAAGGCACGCGATGAGAGCGGAGGGGTACACTGA
- a CDS encoding polysaccharide deacetylase family protein, producing MVCLTGNVRHRSYRNVDRPYARDTEVQLALRYCEIAARHHVKVTMFITGKACIEEQNGVGNLSRQANAELGGHTFCAFQSVRHWLSRTLGGSALGSAAMQRRDIEQTIAAIQSVTGKRITVWRNHASRSDVRTYRLLGDCGIRLVSDRITEHTTAVERVSQELLSLPINTLPDHEQLLHGKYAERRSGSAAAHGRRTIQEWRETVEQQVHTIEQLGGIATITAHPLCMDIADHMHEFEQLCRFLSHYETRWASEVIHPGG from the coding sequence ATGGTCTGCCTGACCGGTAACGTGCGCCATCGATCCTATCGCAATGTCGACAGACCATATGCCCGAGACACCGAAGTGCAGTTGGCGCTGCGGTACTGCGAGATCGCCGCTCGACATCACGTGAAGGTCACGATGTTCATCACCGGGAAGGCCTGTATCGAAGAACAGAACGGGGTGGGCAACCTGAGCAGACAGGCCAACGCCGAGCTCGGCGGGCACACCTTCTGTGCCTTTCAATCAGTCCGGCATTGGCTCTCACGAACCCTCGGCGGATCGGCGCTGGGATCTGCCGCCATGCAACGCCGGGACATTGAGCAAACGATCGCCGCCATCCAGAGCGTCACAGGGAAACGGATCACGGTCTGGCGCAACCATGCCTCCCGCTCCGATGTCCGTACCTACCGACTGCTCGGGGACTGCGGCATCCGACTGGTATCGGATCGAATCACGGAACACACCACAGCCGTGGAACGCGTGAGTCAGGAACTGCTGTCACTTCCGATTAATACCCTGCCCGATCACGAACAGCTCCTGCACGGCAAGTACGCGGAGAGGCGCAGCGGCAGCGCAGCGGCACACGGACGACGGACGATTCAGGAATGGCGGGAAACTGTGGAGCAGCAAGTTCACACGATCGAGCAACTCGGGGGGATTGCCACCATCACCGCCCATCCCCTCTGCATGGACATCGCAGACCACATGCACGAATTTGAGCAACTCTGCCGGTTCTTATCGCACTACGAGACCAGGTGGGCGTCGGAGGTGATTCACCCGGGAGGCTAG